One window of Corynebacterium sp. P3-F1 genomic DNA carries:
- the proC gene encoding pyrroline-5-carboxylate reductase encodes MSTSIAVIGAGNIGEALISGLVSSGVNPETITATNRTESRREELAQRYGVITTDDNIEAVTDAEVCFLCVKPYAVAEMIEELSEAIAANDTSTVLVSMAAGVTLEAMSDAVHSAGTPLARVMPNTPMQVGKGVCVVSFGRFVEDDQRELVTDLLGATGEVVVVPEKLIDAASAISGSGPAYFFLVAEALVDAAVGLGVPRDTAAVLASATAEGAGAMLAHSGKTPVELRVGVSSPAGTTVKAIRELEESGVRGAFYRATEAAAARAAEMGKQR; translated from the coding sequence ATGAGCACCTCCATCGCAGTCATTGGTGCCGGAAATATCGGGGAAGCCCTGATTTCCGGCCTTGTTTCTTCCGGCGTCAACCCGGAGACCATCACGGCGACGAACCGCACGGAATCGCGCCGGGAAGAACTAGCGCAGCGCTACGGCGTTATCACCACAGACGACAATATTGAGGCGGTGACGGATGCGGAGGTCTGTTTTCTCTGTGTGAAGCCGTACGCCGTGGCCGAGATGATCGAGGAATTGTCCGAGGCAATCGCGGCTAATGACACGTCGACGGTTCTTGTGTCGATGGCGGCGGGTGTGACGCTTGAAGCGATGTCGGACGCGGTGCACAGTGCGGGAACTCCGCTCGCGCGCGTCATGCCGAATACCCCGATGCAGGTGGGCAAAGGTGTGTGCGTCGTCTCCTTCGGCCGGTTCGTGGAAGACGATCAACGGGAGTTGGTCACGGACCTGCTGGGAGCGACAGGCGAAGTTGTCGTCGTGCCCGAGAAGCTTATCGACGCAGCCTCGGCCATCTCTGGCTCCGGCCCCGCCTACTTCTTCCTTGTGGCAGAGGCTCTCGTCGATGCGGCTGTCGGCCTCGGCGTGCCCCGCGACACCGCCGCAGTTCTGGCATCCGCTACTGCGGAGGGGGCGGGGGCGATGCTCGCACACTCCGGCAAGACCCCGGTGGAGCTCCGTGTTGGGGTGAGCTCCCCGGCCGGTACAACGGTGAAGGCAATCCGGGAACTGGAGGAATCCGGTGTCCGCGGCGCGTTCTACCGTGCGACGGAAGCCGCGGCTGCACGCGCGGCTGAGATGGGCAAACAACGCTAG
- a CDS encoding helix-turn-helix domain-containing protein has product MANEDKGKFLTVAEVAEIMRVSKMTVYRLVHSGELPAVRVGRSFRVNETAVSEYLESSVYDVG; this is encoded by the coding sequence ATGGCAAATGAAGATAAAGGCAAGTTTCTGACGGTGGCCGAAGTGGCGGAAATCATGCGTGTTTCCAAGATGACGGTGTACCGCCTCGTCCACTCCGGTGAGTTGCCGGCAGTGCGCGTTGGCCGCTCGTTCCGCGTGAACGAGACCGCTGTCAGCGAGTACCTGGAATCCTCCGTCTACGACGTGGGATAA
- a CDS encoding AURKAIP1/COX24 domain-containing protein, giving the protein MGSVIKKRRKRMSKKKHRKMLRRTRVQRRKLGK; this is encoded by the coding sequence ATGGGTTCTGTGATCAAGAAGCGCCGCAAGCGCATGTCCAAGAAGAAGCACCGCAAGATGCTGCGCCGTACGCGCGTTCAGCGTCGTAAGCTCGGCAAGTAG
- a CDS encoding HAD family phosphatase, whose translation MSPENGSLPGREYLAQWSISRGNLRRFIEETALPPIDDDHQRAAGEAAAEAAIEETFGIGIEQFATGVDSVSGAAATAGGMRLTQPDPDIPQNASAAAFFDVDNTLIQGSSLILLGIELFRRKFLTLREIFPYFVAQIQYRVFGSELPDAIGSGREMALNFVKGREVESLKEICSDIVDGSLIDRTYAGTRELAAMHLAAGEQVWLVSATPVQVGQFLATRLGFTGALGTVAEEKDGKFTGRLVGDILHGPGKAHAVAALAAIQGLELAECTAYSDSANDIPMLSMVGTPVAINPDKTLRKHAEEHGWLIRDYRPVRRFVLSWLLPAGLAAVAAGAFVALRRRKRG comes from the coding sequence GTGAGCCCCGAAAACGGTTCCCTCCCCGGCCGCGAATATCTCGCCCAGTGGTCCATCTCCAGAGGAAACCTGCGCCGCTTCATCGAAGAGACTGCGCTTCCGCCTATCGACGACGACCATCAGCGCGCCGCCGGCGAAGCCGCCGCCGAAGCAGCGATCGAGGAGACCTTCGGCATCGGGATCGAGCAGTTCGCCACTGGTGTCGATTCTGTCTCCGGTGCTGCGGCGACCGCTGGCGGCATGCGCCTGACCCAGCCGGATCCTGACATCCCCCAGAACGCGAGCGCTGCCGCTTTCTTCGACGTGGACAACACGCTGATTCAAGGTTCCTCGCTCATCCTGCTCGGGATTGAGCTATTCCGACGCAAATTCCTCACTCTGAGGGAAATCTTCCCGTACTTTGTGGCGCAGATCCAATACCGCGTGTTCGGCTCGGAGCTGCCCGATGCCATCGGATCTGGACGCGAAATGGCCCTCAATTTTGTGAAGGGCCGAGAAGTCGAGTCGCTTAAAGAGATCTGCAGCGACATTGTCGACGGCAGCTTGATCGACCGCACCTACGCGGGAACCCGGGAGCTCGCAGCCATGCACCTGGCCGCCGGCGAGCAAGTCTGGTTGGTGTCAGCCACCCCGGTGCAAGTGGGACAATTCCTGGCCACGCGCCTGGGGTTCACGGGTGCCCTCGGCACCGTCGCCGAAGAGAAGGACGGGAAATTCACGGGACGCTTGGTCGGCGACATCCTTCATGGCCCGGGTAAAGCTCACGCTGTCGCTGCACTCGCTGCGATCCAAGGCCTTGAGCTCGCCGAATGCACCGCCTACTCGGATTCCGCCAACGATATTCCGATGCTGTCAATGGTGGGCACCCCCGTGGCGATCAACCCGGACAAAACACTCCGTAAGCATGCAGAGGAGCATGGCTGGCTCATCCGCGACTACCGTCCTGTGCGCCGTTTCGTCCTGAGCTGGCTGCTCCCCGCAGGCCTCGCCGCAGTCGCCGCCGGGGCATTCGTGGCCCTCCGGCGGCGCAAGCGGGGTTAG
- a CDS encoding glutaredoxin family protein, producing MAHTVHVMVRQTCGSCSRVVEQITPVVAAAGARLETVDVDSCEELAHEFGDRVPVILVDDEEFACWEVDNEELAAELGVSRG from the coding sequence ATGGCACATACCGTGCACGTGATGGTCCGGCAAACTTGCGGATCCTGCTCGCGGGTGGTCGAGCAAATCACCCCCGTCGTGGCTGCGGCTGGGGCGCGGTTGGAAACGGTGGATGTGGACTCGTGTGAAGAGCTCGCTCACGAGTTCGGCGACCGGGTTCCGGTGATCCTTGTTGACGACGAGGAATTTGCCTGCTGGGAAGTGGACAATGAGGAACTCGCCGCAGAGCTAGGGGTCTCTCGCGGGTGA
- a CDS encoding glutamyl-tRNA reductase — MSVLVVGMSHRSAPVALLERLSMDESVQTKSASALIQQPSLSEAMIISTCNRLEVYAVTNAFHTGVNDVLRVLEKFSGVEAAELRGYLYVRYADAAVEHLMRVASGLDSMVVGEQQIIGQVRAAYQDASDRGTVGPALHALAQSALRTGKRVHSETAIDEEGASMVTFALDEAMKNMGMDPSDSLSGRTALVLGAGAMSSLAATNLGKRGVDRLIIANRTRSRAERLAEHAREAGVAAEVVDFSARAGALSRADIAVSATASDGFTLTAEDISGPTTLVDLSLPRDIDDAVSELDGVSLINIEALHAKLGEDDVNPGSTEEGSSARRRAEEIVTQETVEFTSEQRVRDVAPIVTQLRVNAAETANFELEKLRARMPELDEASFNEVSKTVKRVVDKLLHQPTVKIKELAASPSEVSYEIAIEELFGLTGGKDTTTGLAGGGTSPGPGIAPAGGYEKNSLSGFCEKGNDSD, encoded by the coding sequence GTGAGCGTTCTCGTGGTGGGCATGTCCCACCGGTCGGCGCCTGTGGCGCTGCTGGAGCGGTTGAGCATGGACGAATCCGTGCAGACCAAGTCCGCGTCCGCGCTCATCCAGCAACCGAGCCTGTCTGAGGCGATGATCATCTCCACTTGCAACCGGCTCGAAGTCTACGCAGTCACGAATGCATTCCACACTGGTGTCAACGATGTGCTGCGGGTCCTAGAGAAATTCTCTGGGGTGGAGGCCGCCGAGCTGCGCGGGTATCTGTACGTCCGCTACGCCGACGCCGCTGTCGAGCATCTGATGCGCGTCGCTTCCGGCTTGGACTCCATGGTGGTGGGGGAGCAGCAGATCATCGGCCAGGTTCGCGCCGCCTACCAGGACGCCTCGGACCGTGGCACCGTAGGTCCGGCACTCCACGCGCTGGCCCAGTCCGCGCTTCGCACCGGAAAGCGCGTTCATTCGGAGACAGCGATCGACGAAGAGGGAGCCTCCATGGTCACCTTCGCTCTCGATGAGGCGATGAAGAACATGGGCATGGATCCGTCCGACTCGCTGTCGGGGCGGACCGCCCTCGTCCTCGGTGCCGGGGCGATGTCGTCGCTGGCGGCGACCAATCTGGGCAAGCGCGGCGTGGATCGGCTCATCATTGCCAACCGCACCCGTTCGCGTGCGGAGCGGCTCGCCGAGCACGCCCGCGAAGCCGGGGTCGCGGCCGAAGTGGTCGACTTCTCAGCCCGCGCCGGGGCCTTGTCGCGCGCCGACATTGCCGTGTCTGCCACCGCCAGTGACGGCTTCACCCTGACGGCCGAGGACATCTCGGGTCCGACAACGCTGGTGGATCTTTCGCTGCCGCGCGACATCGACGACGCTGTGAGCGAACTCGACGGGGTCTCATTGATCAATATCGAGGCCTTGCACGCGAAGCTCGGGGAAGACGACGTCAACCCCGGTTCGACAGAAGAGGGCAGTTCAGCCCGTCGCCGTGCCGAGGAGATTGTCACCCAGGAGACGGTGGAATTCACCAGCGAGCAGCGCGTCCGTGATGTCGCACCGATTGTGACCCAGCTGCGTGTCAACGCAGCCGAGACCGCTAACTTCGAGCTGGAGAAGCTGCGCGCGCGTATGCCGGAGCTTGACGAAGCTTCCTTCAACGAGGTCTCCAAGACTGTGAAACGGGTGGTAGATAAGCTCCTCCACCAGCCGACGGTGAAGATCAAGGAATTGGCGGCCTCGCCTTCCGAAGTCAGCTACGAAATCGCCATCGAGGAGTTGTTCGGCCTGACCGGAGGCAAAGACACGACCACGGGTTTGGCTGGCGGAGGCACGAGCCCCGGCCCCGGTATCGCACCCGCCGGTGGTTACGAGAAGAATTCCTTGTCCGGGTTCTGCGAGAAAGGAAACGATAGTGACTGA
- the hemC gene encoding hydroxymethylbilane synthase — translation MRSLRVATRGSQLARTQAGHMRDALISAGYASELTIVTTAGDLSQAPVERIGVGVFTTAIRQAIFDGEADVAVHSLKDLPTAHEPRTHLVIPVREDRREALIARDGMTLAELPEGARVGTSAPRRISQLKAIRPDLDIQPLRGNIDSRMGRVTSGELDAVVLAYAGLSRVGLGDRATQVFDPNEVMPAPAQGALAVECRVDDEYARGAVDKLASPDDTLCATAERTVLAELEAGCTAPVASTATIDGGQITLRGGVFALDGSAQLIEEATGADPVELGREVAKALFSGGAARFL, via the coding sequence TTGCGCTCGTTGCGCGTGGCCACACGGGGGTCGCAGCTCGCCCGCACCCAGGCCGGGCATATGCGCGACGCGCTAATCAGTGCCGGCTACGCCTCCGAGCTCACGATTGTCACGACCGCGGGCGATCTGAGCCAGGCACCCGTGGAGCGCATCGGCGTGGGCGTGTTCACCACAGCGATCCGCCAGGCCATCTTCGATGGGGAAGCGGATGTGGCTGTCCACTCCCTCAAGGACCTGCCCACAGCGCATGAGCCGCGCACGCACCTGGTCATTCCGGTGCGTGAGGATCGCCGGGAGGCGCTTATCGCCCGCGACGGTATGACGCTGGCGGAGCTGCCCGAGGGTGCGCGGGTGGGCACATCAGCGCCGCGGCGGATTTCCCAGCTCAAAGCGATCCGGCCGGATCTGGATATCCAGCCGTTGCGCGGCAATATCGACTCACGCATGGGCCGGGTCACCAGCGGCGAGCTGGACGCAGTCGTCCTGGCCTACGCCGGTTTGAGCCGCGTGGGTTTGGGCGACCGCGCCACGCAGGTCTTCGACCCGAACGAGGTCATGCCGGCTCCTGCACAAGGGGCCTTAGCGGTGGAGTGCAGGGTGGACGACGAGTACGCACGCGGTGCCGTCGATAAGCTGGCTAGCCCCGACGACACGCTGTGCGCAACCGCCGAGCGCACGGTGCTCGCTGAACTCGAGGCGGGCTGCACGGCACCGGTGGCGTCGACCGCGACGATCGACGGCGGGCAGATTACCTTGCGGGGCGGCGTGTTCGCGCTCGACGGGTCCGCCCAGCTCATCGAGGAGGCCACGGGTGCAGACCCGGTGGAGCTTGGACGCGAGGTCGCGAAAGCGCTTTTCAGCGGTGGCGCTGCCCGCTTCCTCTAA
- a CDS encoding uroporphyrinogen-III synthase — MTSAAMPLSAGENASSADPSVSPTPKGKVVFVGAGPGNPDLLTIRAREVLERNAVAVVDPDVSAGVRDVVGSTLPVPEEKLKAAQEAYEDMCAKAKEAGARRKPPKPADPTAAELSEAAPQGEGIVAPLETALDEAASAIDRGEAGDGDVIRLVAGNPLTRNAIMEEISAVAAAGLEFQVVPGMSLPSTVPSFAGIGLGSTYTEADLGNEPVDWDGLAAAPQPLVLQGEARHLPVISEELTARGYSPSTPLTVTVNGTTRLQRTFDATLGTVGKLDADLDGTLVVTIGAVVDDRSKYSWWENRPLYGWRVLVPRAKEQAGPMNARLTSYGAIPQSVPTISMEAPRNPAQMDRAIKGIVEGRYQWIVFTSVNGVNAVWDKVEELGLDARSFAGVHLAAVGTKTAEAIRARGMSPELLPHRTKQNAQGLVDVFPEYVEEIDPVGRVLLPRADIGTDVLVDGLVERGWEVDDVVAYRTVRAAPPAPEVRDMIKTGGFDAVCFTSASTVKNLVGIAGKPHSRTIIACIGPMAAAEAKEQGLRVDLVPEVADVPSLVDALAEHVAGLRASGQLPPPRKKRRARRF, encoded by the coding sequence ATGACGAGTGCCGCCATGCCACTGTCCGCGGGTGAAAACGCGTCTTCCGCCGACCCCTCGGTTTCTCCGACCCCGAAGGGGAAAGTCGTTTTCGTCGGCGCGGGTCCGGGCAACCCTGATTTGCTCACTATCCGCGCCCGCGAAGTTCTCGAGCGCAACGCCGTCGCCGTTGTGGATCCGGATGTGTCCGCTGGTGTGCGTGACGTCGTCGGCTCTACTCTTCCGGTTCCGGAGGAAAAGCTGAAAGCCGCGCAGGAGGCCTACGAGGACATGTGCGCGAAAGCCAAGGAGGCCGGCGCGCGCCGCAAACCCCCGAAGCCGGCTGATCCCACGGCTGCGGAGCTGTCCGAGGCTGCACCCCAAGGCGAGGGCATTGTTGCGCCGCTCGAAACGGCTCTGGATGAGGCGGCTTCCGCGATCGACCGTGGCGAAGCGGGCGACGGTGACGTGATCCGTCTTGTGGCGGGCAACCCGCTGACCCGTAACGCGATCATGGAGGAGATCTCCGCCGTAGCTGCCGCCGGCCTGGAATTCCAGGTGGTGCCGGGAATGTCGCTTCCGTCGACGGTGCCGTCCTTCGCCGGAATTGGTCTGGGCTCCACCTACACTGAGGCTGACTTGGGCAATGAGCCCGTCGACTGGGACGGGCTCGCTGCAGCTCCCCAACCACTGGTGCTGCAGGGCGAAGCGCGTCATCTCCCGGTCATCTCTGAGGAGCTCACCGCGCGTGGCTATAGCCCGTCGACTCCGTTGACTGTCACGGTCAACGGCACGACGCGTTTGCAGCGAACGTTCGATGCGACGCTGGGGACCGTCGGCAAGCTGGATGCTGATCTGGACGGCACCCTCGTAGTCACGATCGGCGCTGTCGTCGACGACCGTTCGAAGTACTCCTGGTGGGAGAACCGGCCGCTGTATGGCTGGCGCGTACTCGTGCCGCGCGCGAAGGAGCAAGCCGGACCAATGAATGCGCGCCTGACCTCGTACGGCGCTATCCCCCAGTCAGTGCCGACAATCTCAATGGAGGCACCACGAAATCCCGCGCAAATGGACCGCGCGATCAAGGGCATCGTCGAGGGCCGCTACCAGTGGATCGTGTTCACCTCGGTCAACGGCGTCAACGCAGTGTGGGACAAAGTCGAGGAGCTCGGCTTGGACGCACGCTCGTTCGCGGGTGTGCACCTCGCCGCCGTGGGAACGAAGACCGCTGAAGCGATCCGTGCGCGCGGCATGTCTCCCGAGCTGCTGCCGCACCGCACGAAGCAGAACGCGCAGGGGCTCGTCGACGTCTTCCCGGAATACGTCGAGGAAATCGATCCGGTGGGGCGCGTGCTCTTGCCGCGCGCGGACATCGGCACTGATGTACTCGTGGACGGCCTGGTCGAGCGCGGCTGGGAAGTCGACGACGTTGTCGCGTACCGCACAGTCCGCGCCGCCCCGCCCGCCCCGGAGGTGCGCGACATGATCAAGACCGGCGGTTTTGACGCGGTGTGCTTCACCTCCGCCTCGACGGTGAAGAACCTCGTGGGCATTGCCGGAAAACCCCACTCCCGCACCATCATCGCTTGCATCGGACCGATGGCGGCCGCCGAAGCGAAGGAGCAGGGCCTGCGGGTCGACCTGGTGCCCGAGGTAGCCGACGTTCCGTCCCTCGTCGACGCTCTGGCCGAACACGTCGCGGGCCTCCGGGCCTCCGGCCAGCTGCCGCCGCCGCGCAAGAAGCGCCGGGCCCGCCGCTTCTAG
- the hemB gene encoding porphobilinogen synthase codes for MGAVSDSALNSLNSGPVRRPRRLRRSPVMRAMVAENRLHPTDFILPLFVADDLGESGGKREIPSMPGVYQHSMDSLVEICREAVELGVPCVDLFGVPRDADKDAQGSQAWAKDGILNRGVARLRQEFGDDLLIMADTCLDEFTDHGHCGVLTTDAHGNHVVDNDTTLPLYAKMAVSQAEAGAHIVSPSGMMDGQIEVIRAALDDAGWQDVAIMAYSAKYASAFFGPFRDAVGSSLTGDRRTYQQDPANVRESLLEVELDVAEGADFVMVKPAMPYLDVLAAIAETSPVPVAAYQVSGEYAMIQASGANGWTDRDATMMESLMAIKRAGADQIFTYFALDAARILAGGSAQGK; via the coding sequence ATGGGGGCCGTGTCTGATTCAGCTCTAAATTCCCTCAATTCTGGTCCAGTGCGCCGTCCCCGCCGGTTGCGCCGTTCCCCCGTCATGCGGGCGATGGTTGCCGAGAACCGGCTGCACCCAACGGATTTCATTCTGCCGCTCTTCGTCGCCGACGATCTCGGTGAAAGCGGCGGCAAGCGGGAGATTCCCTCGATGCCGGGTGTGTACCAGCACAGCATGGACTCCCTGGTGGAAATCTGCCGGGAAGCCGTAGAGCTCGGCGTGCCCTGCGTGGACCTCTTCGGTGTGCCGCGCGACGCGGACAAGGATGCGCAGGGGTCCCAGGCATGGGCTAAGGACGGAATTCTCAACCGTGGTGTGGCCCGTCTGCGGCAGGAATTCGGCGACGATCTGCTCATCATGGCGGATACCTGTCTGGACGAGTTCACCGACCACGGCCATTGCGGTGTGCTCACCACAGATGCCCACGGCAACCACGTGGTGGACAATGACACGACGCTGCCCCTGTACGCGAAGATGGCGGTCTCCCAGGCGGAGGCCGGTGCCCACATTGTCAGTCCCTCGGGCATGATGGACGGCCAGATCGAGGTTATCCGGGCCGCACTCGACGATGCGGGATGGCAGGATGTGGCGATCATGGCTTATTCCGCGAAGTATGCTTCCGCGTTCTTCGGGCCGTTCCGCGACGCGGTGGGTTCGTCATTGACGGGGGACCGCCGCACCTATCAACAGGATCCGGCCAATGTCCGTGAATCCTTGTTGGAGGTTGAGCTGGACGTCGCTGAAGGTGCGGATTTCGTGATGGTCAAGCCGGCCATGCCGTACTTGGATGTGCTGGCCGCGATCGCCGAGACATCCCCGGTTCCGGTTGCGGCGTACCAGGTCTCCGGCGAATACGCGATGATCCAGGCGTCCGGCGCCAACGGCTGGACCGACCGCGACGCCACCATGATGGAGTCCCTCATGGCTATCAAGCGCGCCGGTGCGGATCAGATCTTCACCTATTTTGCGCTTGATGCGGCCCGCATTCTGGCCGGCGGCTCCGCGCAGGGGAAGTGA